The sequence below is a genomic window from Denitratisoma sp. DHT3.
CGGCAACTGACACCGTGGTGGACTCCTACGTCATTACTGGTGACAAAGGTCTGACCATTACCGATGCTTTGACCCTTGCCACCAATGCAACGACCAAGGCTAATGCCATTACCTCTACTGGCTTGACGGGCGACCTGAGCTACAGTCTTGGCACTATCGCTGCAAACCAGAACGTCACGATTGCTGCTGGTAATGGTGTTAACACCGTGACCATCGCTGATGTAAATGTTGATGGTTCTGTGACTGCTACTTTCGGTTCTGGTAAAGATGTCATTACCCTGTCCGATGCGACCGGTTCTGTTTCAATCAATACCGGTGATGGCGCTGACAAAGTGACGATTTCGAAACTCGACAACAAGTACAACAGCACCGATAAGGAAACGGCTTCTGTCAACTTGGGCGCTGGCGATGACACTCTGGTAGTTGCCAGTACCGTGACCGAGGCAAACCTTGCTAGCGGTGTAACACTGGCGGGTGGTGATGGTATCGATACCCTGAACATCGATAACGATGAGTACCTTAAGTTGTTCGACAACGCAACGGCCGATGTGACCGTTACTGGCTTCGAGAAGCTGGCCCTGCAGAATGGCGACTCTGGTACTTTCGACCTGTCCAAGGTTTCGAGCGGCACGATGACCACCGTGGTTCTGGCTGATGGCGTGAATACCGGTGGTGGTCTAGTGGTTTCCAACGGCGCTGCTGGCTTGACCATTGATTGGGCAGACAAGGATGGTTCTGGCGTAACTGCCGGTGGTGCTGTCGACGTTAGCCTGAAGGACGCCTCTGGCTCCGCAGATGCGGTGACCCTGAATGTCACCTTGACCGACTCCGACGACACCGTTGATAGCTTGGTTATCGGCGACTTCGAAGTGAAAGCCGACTCGAACAGCAAGACGGTTGAGACCTTGAACATCGCTGTTGATGGTGCTCTGTCCGCGACGACGGCTTCCAACGTCAAGACCGCTGCTAGCCAGTATCTGCAAATCACCTCGCTGGACCTGTCCGGCGGCGTGACCACCGTCAACATCTCTGGCGACGGATCCACCAAGATCAACGGCTATGCCAATGCCAGCACCCTGGTGACAGTGAATGCAGCTAACTCCTCCGGTGCGAACAACCTGAGCGTTGCTGCTGGCACGACCTTCATTGGTGGTACGGGTAATGACACTTTCACCGGCACCCAAGCTCAGTTTGCGGCAATCACTTCCCTGACTGGCGGTACGGGCACTGACACGGTTGCGATCACAGACACCGTTTTGACGACCGCTACCCTGACCATTGACGACAAGGCATTCAAGAATGTGGCCGCTGCCGAAGCGATTTCCTTCACGGGAGCTAACGCTGGTGACTTCAGCTGGACGCTGGGTGGTTACGCCAACACCTTCGCAACCAACAACAGTGGTGTTATTACCGCTACTGCCACCGCCCTGGTTGCAGCAGCTGACGGTGACACCATCACCGTGGATGCCTCCGGCCTGTCTGGCACTAATGCTATTAGTCTGACCCTGACGGACACCGCTGCTCAGGCTGGCAAGACCAACGACATCACCATTACTGGTTCTGCTGGTGGTGATACCCTGAAAATTACCGAAGCCAAGGCTGGTGCAGGCGGCGACGTGTCTGTAGATGGCGGTGCGGGCAATGACACCATCACCGTGACCGTTACGGCTACTCACGCAGGTACCGTAGCCATTGCTGGTGGTGCTGGTGATGACACCATTACCGGCTCTGCGATTGGTGACACCATCACCGGTGGGGCGGGTGCTGACAAGATCACCGGCGGTGAAGGCGGCGACAGCATTACTGGTGGTACGGGTGCTGATCAGATCATCCTGACCGAAGCTGTTGCAGCTCAGGATACCGTTGTGATTGCTGCTGGCGACTCCAACGTGGATGCTCGCGATACGGTGACCGGCTTCGCAGCGATTGCTGGTGGTACGGCCGACAAACTGGATCTGGTTGGCGCAGCCACCATCCAGGCTGATGGTGTGACCGACGGCTCTAACTTCAACACTATCAAGTCGCATACTGTGGCAAGCGGCGTTATCACTTTTGATGATGCGGAGACGTTTGCTGCTGCTGTGACCGTAAACTCCAGCAACCTGTCTGATGTTCTTGGTTATTTGGCTGCGAACATCACCGGCGCTGGCGCTACCGTCGGTTTCGCCTACGATTCCAACAGCGATGGTACTAACGATGCCACCTTGATCTTCCAGAACAACGCCGGTGGCGACATTCTGGTTGAGTTGGTTGGTGTTACGGGTATCACTGCTGTGGCGGGTGCTGCTGGCGCTAACACCGTGCTGGTTGGCTAATCTTCTTCGGAGGATGCTCCTGGGTATCAGCTCGGGAGTAATGCTTGATCTAAAACCCCGCCCCTTGAGAAGGGGGTGGGGTTTTTTCTTAGGGCACCTTGATGGTGTTTTGAGAAAA
It includes:
- a CDS encoding beta strand repeat-containing protein; translation: MLTADIDSGTAFTGGSGNDTFIADETTTAKVSLADVLAGGLGTDSLTIYNSKGVAPQMSAIESVTLNTIAGDYNASTATGLTTLNVISADGTNTFTVGSGVSVSLANTAIANTAGTKDDVVVVYDANATSATLTLNNVSSGGTNSDLAIKGAKIATLNIATTGAASTIDALLTATDTVVDSYVITGDKGLTITDALTLATNATTKANAITSTGLTGDLSYSLGTIAANQNVTIAAGNGVNTVTIADVNVDGSVTATFGSGKDVITLSDATGSVSINTGDGADKVTISKLDNKYNSTDKETASVNLGAGDDTLVVASTVTEANLASGVTLAGGDGIDTLNIDNDEYLKLFDNATADVTVTGFEKLALQNGDSGTFDLSKVSSGTMTTVVLADGVNTGGGLVVSNGAAGLTIDWADKDGSGVTAGGAVDVSLKDASGSADAVTLNVTLTDSDDTVDSLVIGDFEVKADSNSKTVETLNIAVDGALSATTASNVKTAASQYLQITSLDLSGGVTTVNISGDGSTKINGYANASTLVTVNAANSSGANNLSVAAGTTFIGGTGNDTFTGTQAQFAAITSLTGGTGTDTVAITDTVLTTATLTIDDKAFKNVAAAEAISFTGANAGDFSWTLGGYANTFATNNSGVITATATALVAAADGDTITVDASGLSGTNAISLTLTDTAAQAGKTNDITITGSAGGDTLKITEAKAGAGGDVSVDGGAGNDTITVTVTATHAGTVAIAGGAGDDTITGSAIGDTITGGAGADKITGGEGGDSITGGTGADQIILTEAVAAQDTVVIAAGDSNVDARDTVTGFAAIAGGTADKLDLVGAATIQADGVTDGSNFNTIKSHTVASGVITFDDAETFAAAVTVNSSNLSDVLGYLAANITGAGATVGFAYDSNSDGTNDATLIFQNNAGGDILVELVGVTGITAVAGAAGANTVLVG